The Carassius carassius chromosome 2, fCarCar2.1, whole genome shotgun sequence genome has a segment encoding these proteins:
- the LOC132110763 gene encoding excitatory amino acid transporter 3-like has protein sequence MDVLGKKERRERDVKGMLKRNWILIATISAVILGIALGVLVRDYTSLSQLEKQYFGFPGEILMRMLKLVILPLIVSSMITGVAALDSEVSGRIGLRAVVYYFSTTIIAVILGIALVTTIKPGVSQSADNIERAGSTPNVTTVDTLLDLVRNMFPENLVQACFQQYKTQRKEIEPLKTNTSTSNISTFPPFTTIISTVAQNLTKDYKIVGLYSDGINVLGLIVFCVTFGLVIGKMGERGRILLEFFDALNEATMRLVQIIMCYMPVGILFLIAAKIMEVDDWEIFRKMGLYMVTVLSGLAIHSIIFLPLIYFVFVRKNPFTFTLGMAQALLTALMISSSSATLPVTFRCAEENNRIDKRITRFVLPVGATINMDGTALYEAVASIFIAQLNNYDLDAGQIVTISITATVASIGAAGVPNAGLVTMVIVLTAVGLPASDVTLIVAVDWLLDRFRTMINVLGDAYGAGIVQKLSKRELERMDLISDVDAVNPFALETTLDDDECEKKSYVNGGFTIDKSDAISFTETSQF, from the exons ATGGATGTGCTGGGGAAGAAAGAGCGGAGAGAACGGGATGTGAAGGGCATGTTGAAGAGGAACTGGATTCTCATAGCGACCATCAGTGCGGTGATACTGG GGATCGCGCTGGGAGTGCTGGTTCGGGACTACACCTCTCTGTCCCAGCTGGAGAAGCAGTACTTTGGCTTCCCAGGAGAAATCCTGATGAGGATGCTAAAGCTGGTCATCCTGCCTCTCATCGTCTCCAGCATGATAACGG GAGTGGCAGCGCTGGACTCCGAGGTGTCGGGAAGGATCGGTCTTCGTGCGGTGGTTTATTACTTCTCCACCACCATCATTGCTGTCATTCTTG GGATCGCTCTTGTGACGACGATTAAACCCGGGGTGTCTCAGAGTGCTGATAATATCGAGAGAGCAGGAAGCACTCCGAATGTGACCACTGTTGACACCTTACTGGACCTGGTTAG GAATATGTTTCCTGAAAATCTTGTGCAAGCCTGTTTTCAGCAG TATAAGACACAGCGCAAAGAGATTGAACCATTGAAAACCAACACAAGCACAAGTAATATTTCTACATTTCCACCGTTCACCACAATTATTTCAACAGTGGCACag AATTTGACCAAAGACTACAAGATTGTGGGCTTATATTCAGATGGCATTAATGTTCTCGGTCTGATCGTATTCTGTGTGACTTTCGGCCTGGTCATCGGCAAGATGGGAGAAAGGGGTCGAATCCTGCTCGAGTTCTTTGATGCTCTGAATGAGGCTACCATGAGACTTGTTCAGATTATTATGTG TTACATGCCTGTTGGCATCTTGTTCCTGATCGCTGCCAAGATCATGGAGGTGGACGACTGGGAGATCTTCAGGAAGATGGGCCTGTACATGGTGACGGTGCTCAGCGG ACTAGCCATCCATTCCATAATATTCCTCCCACTGATATACTTTGTGTTTGTGAGGAAGAATCCATTCACTTTCACTCTGGGAATGGCACAGGCCTTGCTGACTGCTCTCATGATTTCCTCAAG CTCAGCCACTCTGCCCGTCACGTTTCGATGCGCAGAGGAGAACAACAGGATCGACAAAAGAATCACTCGCTTCGTTCTTCCAGTTGGTGCGACCATCAACATGGACGGCACTGCACTGTATGAAGCTGTTGCTTCTATATTCATAGCTCAGCTGAACAACTACGACCTGGACGCTGGCCAGATTGTTACAATTAG TATCACGGCAACAGTCGCCAGCATTGGTGCAGCAGGAGTTCCAAATGCTGGACTGGTAACCATGGTGATAGTGCTCACAGCAGTGGGCCTTCCTGCCAGTGATGTCACCCTCATCGTTGCTGTCGACTGGCTGCT CGATCGCTTCCGTACCATGATCAACGTGCTGGGAGATGCGTACGGCGCTGGAATAGTCCAGAAGCTGTCGAAGCGAGAACTAGAGAGGATGGACCTGATTTCAGACGTGGATGCAGTCAACCCCTTCGCCCTGGAGACCACGCTGGACGACGACGAGTGTGAGAAGAAATCTTACGTCAACGGTGGCTTCACCATCGACAAAAGCGACGCTATTTCCTTCACCGAGACCTCGCAGTTTTAG